A single genomic interval of Streptomyces graminofaciens harbors:
- a CDS encoding ABC-F family ATP-binding cassette domain-containing protein has protein sequence MTATLVVKNLAAGHGDRSLFSGLDLVVAPGDVIGLVGANGAGKSTLLRLLAGLLPPEQGELRLSPPTANVGHLPQEPERREGETVREFLARRTGVAEAQRVMDEATQALVDGAPGADDAYATSLERWLALGGADLDERAEEVADSLGLGVDLDQLMTGLSGGQAARAGLASLLLSRYDVFLLDEPTNDLDLDGLERLERFVGRLRGGTVVVSHDREFLTRTVTKVLELDLAQNQINLYGGGYEAYLEERATARRHARDGYEEYADKRAALQDRAQTQRSWMDKGVKNARRKAGNDNDKIGRKFRSEASEKQAAKARQTQRMIERLEVVEEPRKEWELQMEIAAAPRSGAVVATLRDAEVRRGDFVFGPVSLQIDWADRVAVTGANGSGKSTLLGALLGRIPLDAGHASLGSGVLVGEVDQARKLFHGSESLLDAFRAAVPDTEPAEVRTLLAKFGLKSDHVLREAVTLSPGERTRAALALLQGRGVNLLVLDEPTNHLDLPAIEQLESALDAYEGTLLLVTHDRRMLDAVHVTRRVEVSSGKLTEH, from the coding sequence GTGACAGCCACCCTCGTCGTCAAGAACCTCGCCGCCGGCCACGGCGACCGCTCGCTCTTCTCCGGGCTCGACCTCGTCGTCGCGCCCGGAGACGTGATCGGGCTGGTCGGCGCCAACGGCGCGGGCAAGTCCACCCTGCTACGGCTGCTCGCCGGGCTGCTCCCACCGGAACAGGGCGAGCTCCGCCTCTCCCCGCCCACGGCCAACGTCGGTCATCTGCCGCAGGAGCCGGAGCGCCGGGAGGGCGAGACGGTACGGGAGTTCCTCGCCCGCCGCACGGGGGTGGCCGAGGCCCAGCGTGTGATGGACGAGGCCACGCAGGCCCTGGTCGACGGGGCGCCGGGCGCGGACGACGCGTATGCGACCAGCCTGGAGCGCTGGCTCGCCCTCGGCGGCGCCGACCTCGATGAACGGGCCGAGGAGGTCGCCGACTCCCTGGGCCTCGGTGTGGACCTGGACCAGCTGATGACGGGCCTCTCCGGCGGCCAGGCGGCCCGTGCGGGCCTCGCCTCCCTCCTTCTCTCCCGCTACGACGTCTTCCTCCTCGACGAGCCCACCAACGACCTGGACCTCGACGGCCTTGAGCGCCTCGAACGCTTCGTCGGCCGCCTGCGCGGCGGCACGGTCGTGGTGAGCCATGACCGGGAGTTCCTGACCCGCACGGTCACCAAGGTCCTCGAACTGGACCTCGCCCAGAACCAGATCAATCTCTACGGCGGCGGGTACGAGGCCTACCTGGAGGAGCGGGCCACCGCGCGCCGGCATGCCCGCGACGGCTACGAGGAGTACGCCGACAAGCGTGCCGCCCTGCAGGACCGGGCCCAGACGCAGCGCTCCTGGATGGACAAGGGCGTCAAGAACGCGCGGCGCAAGGCGGGCAACGACAACGACAAGATCGGCCGCAAGTTCCGCAGCGAGGCGAGCGAGAAGCAGGCGGCGAAGGCGCGGCAGACGCAGCGCATGATCGAACGGCTGGAGGTCGTCGAGGAGCCGCGCAAGGAGTGGGAACTGCAGATGGAGATCGCGGCCGCTCCCCGCTCGGGTGCGGTGGTCGCGACGCTGCGGGACGCGGAGGTACGGCGGGGCGACTTCGTGTTCGGCCCGGTGTCACTGCAGATCGACTGGGCGGACCGGGTGGCGGTGACGGGTGCGAACGGGTCCGGCAAGTCGACGCTGCTCGGTGCCCTGCTGGGCCGGATCCCCCTGGACGCGGGCCATGCCTCGCTCGGCTCGGGTGTTCTGGTCGGCGAGGTCGACCAGGCCCGGAAGCTGTTTCACGGCTCGGAGTCGCTGCTCGACGCCTTCCGCGCGGCGGTCCCCGACACCGAACCGGCCGAGGTCCGCACGCTCCTCGCCAAGTTCGGCCTCAAGTCCGACCACGTCCTGCGCGAGGCGGTGACCCTGTCCCCCGGCGAACGTACCCGCGCGGCCCTGGCGCTGCTCCAGGGCCGAGGCGTCAACCTCCTGGTCCTGGATGAGCCGACGAACCACCTGGACCTGCCGGCGATCGAGCAGCTGGAGTCCGCCCTGGACGCGTACGAGGGCACGCTGCTGCTGGTCACCCACGATCGCCGCATGCTGGACGCGGTACACGTGACCCGCCGCGTGGAGGTGTCGTCCGGCAAGCTGACCGAACACTGA
- a CDS encoding SCO6745 family protein, translating to MNSSLPERAGRHCYHALNPLHSAHYFSPDLGRELAAVGIEDADAAYFAVRSAAMGTVGAGVVTATFFNFRHELVAKHVPAVWETASPAVVLAARARVADATLRRLLGEEAVASDEMAEAAELALRASEACERTARPLYAAHADLPIPDAPHLALWHATTLLREHRGDGHLTVLLDAGLDPVEALVSHAATGKGTSPRWAMATRGWTQDDWEAGVVRLRERGLLDGEGELTEAGVALRREMEVRTDHLDRAPYEHLGTEGVARLTELATGFTAAALAAEAFPKGLIGKG from the coding sequence ATGAACTCCTCCCTCCCGGAGCGCGCCGGTCGGCACTGCTACCACGCCCTCAATCCGCTCCACTCCGCGCACTACTTCTCACCGGACCTCGGGCGGGAGCTGGCCGCCGTCGGGATCGAGGACGCCGACGCGGCGTACTTCGCGGTGCGGTCGGCAGCGATGGGGACCGTGGGCGCGGGCGTGGTGACCGCGACCTTCTTCAACTTCCGGCACGAGCTGGTGGCCAAGCACGTGCCGGCCGTGTGGGAGACGGCCTCCCCGGCGGTCGTCCTCGCGGCACGCGCGCGCGTGGCCGACGCCACGCTGCGGCGGCTGCTCGGCGAGGAGGCCGTCGCGTCCGACGAGATGGCCGAGGCGGCGGAGCTGGCGCTGCGCGCGAGCGAGGCGTGCGAACGGACCGCGCGCCCCCTGTACGCGGCCCACGCCGACCTGCCCATACCCGACGCGCCCCACCTCGCGCTCTGGCACGCCACCACCCTGCTGCGCGAGCACCGGGGCGATGGCCACCTGACCGTGCTGCTCGACGCCGGGCTCGACCCGGTGGAGGCCCTGGTCAGCCACGCCGCCACCGGCAAGGGCACGTCCCCCCGCTGGGCCATGGCCACGCGCGGCTGGACCCAGGACGACTGGGAGGCCGGGGTCGTACGGCTCCGGGAGCGCGGGCTGCTGGACGGCGAGGGCGAGCTGACCGAGGCGGGCGTCGCCCTGCGTCGGGAGATGGAGGTCCGCACGGATCACCTCGACCGGGCGCCCTACGAACACCTCGGTACCGAGGGCGTGGCCCGGCTCACGGAACTGGCGACCGGGTTCACCGCAGCGGCGCTCGCAGCGGAGGCGTTCCCGAAGGGCTTGATCGGCAAGGGGTGA
- a CDS encoding LPFR motif small protein yields the protein MFRAIADVLRQIGGAIATVVTLPFRALARLFGGASDSAHRSGRTRRA from the coding sequence ATGTTCCGCGCGATCGCAGATGTGCTGCGGCAGATCGGCGGTGCCATCGCCACAGTGGTGACACTGCCGTTCCGGGCCCTGGCCCGGCTCTTCGGCGGCGCCTCGGACTCGGCGCACCGCTCCGGCCGGACCCGCCGGGCCTGA
- a CDS encoding enoyl-CoA hydratase/isomerase family protein encodes MEPQLLHTVADGVATVVIHHPVKRNAMTAGMWRALPPLLGRLAADPAVRALVLTGEGGTFCAGADISSLRESPDEPQGLAVLAEEALAAFPKPTLAAIRGYCVGGGSQLAAACDLRFAEEGALFGVTPAKLGIVYPASSTRRLVALAGPGTAKYLLFSGELIDAERALRTGLVDEVLPPGELGKRVAEFTRILVSRSRLTQAAAKEFANGRTDRDAYWAEQARAGGDTAEGVAAFLERREPRFTWNG; translated from the coding sequence ATGGAGCCTCAGCTGCTGCACACCGTCGCCGACGGGGTCGCCACCGTCGTCATCCACCACCCCGTGAAGCGCAACGCCATGACGGCCGGCATGTGGCGGGCCCTGCCGCCGCTGCTCGGTCGGCTGGCCGCCGACCCCGCCGTACGCGCGCTGGTGCTGACCGGGGAGGGCGGGACGTTCTGCGCGGGGGCCGACATCTCGTCGCTGCGGGAGTCCCCGGACGAGCCGCAGGGGCTGGCCGTGCTCGCCGAGGAGGCGCTCGCGGCCTTCCCGAAGCCTACGCTCGCGGCGATCCGCGGATACTGCGTGGGCGGCGGCTCGCAGTTGGCGGCCGCGTGCGATCTGCGGTTCGCGGAGGAGGGCGCCCTGTTCGGGGTCACCCCGGCGAAGCTGGGGATCGTCTACCCGGCCTCCTCGACCCGTCGGCTGGTGGCGCTCGCGGGGCCCGGCACCGCCAAGTACCTGCTGTTCTCCGGCGAGTTGATCGACGCGGAGCGGGCGCTGCGGACGGGACTGGTGGACGAGGTGCTGCCCCCGGGCGAACTCGGCAAGCGGGTCGCGGAGTTCACCCGGATCCTGGTCTCGCGCTCGCGGCTGACCCAGGCGGCGGCCAAGGAGTTCGCGAACGGCCGTACTGACCGGGACGCCTACTGGGCCGAGCAGGCGCGGGCCGGCGGCGACACGGCGGAGGGGGTCGCGGCGTTCCTGGAGCGGAGGGAGCCCCGGTTCACCTGGAACGGGTGA
- a CDS encoding oxidoreductase — protein sequence MSAEYATFGLAPAMRAGGVLANGDYQVHRDFVDFIVDGRPLLFQLSDLDAVSPLASDVPPAIFTAQVRSLLLEADAPLAGGRYVIYGCPECADLACGAVTAVIERDGDDFVWRDFAWQTEEVADLKLNGYTGIGPFRFRGTEYRSALHSLLREDPDESSARRRVLLIGARVAVLAKLAAALRTIGIGADITHDATDVPPEELRVYGAVAFGRAVGEADREAVRRTFERAGVQVAYVEGLAPIIPLLVAQIEHALDRSPSEQRRLTRLIAADGEAGIEITSTCRVQLTAYRTDRLYRTHIHKVFDGILPAGQHRIGLDTKAVKGESFIVARTSGTVLVQPMAR from the coding sequence ATGTCTGCCGAATACGCTACCTTCGGCCTGGCACCGGCGATGCGTGCCGGTGGCGTCCTCGCCAACGGTGACTACCAAGTGCACCGGGATTTCGTGGACTTCATCGTCGACGGACGCCCGCTGCTGTTCCAGCTCTCCGACCTCGACGCCGTCTCCCCTCTCGCCTCCGACGTCCCGCCCGCGATCTTCACCGCCCAGGTGCGCAGCCTTCTGCTGGAGGCCGACGCTCCGCTGGCGGGCGGCCGGTACGTCATCTACGGCTGCCCCGAATGCGCGGACCTCGCCTGCGGAGCAGTCACCGCTGTCATAGAGCGCGACGGCGACGACTTCGTGTGGCGCGACTTCGCCTGGCAGACGGAGGAGGTGGCCGACCTCAAACTCAACGGCTACACCGGCATCGGCCCGTTCCGGTTCCGCGGCACCGAGTACCGCAGCGCCCTGCATTCCCTGCTGCGCGAGGACCCCGACGAATCCTCGGCCCGCCGCCGTGTCCTGCTCATCGGCGCCCGGGTCGCCGTCCTCGCCAAGCTGGCCGCCGCCCTGCGCACCATCGGCATCGGCGCCGACATCACGCACGACGCCACCGACGTACCCCCCGAGGAACTGCGCGTCTACGGGGCGGTCGCCTTCGGCCGGGCTGTCGGCGAGGCGGACCGCGAAGCCGTACGGCGGACGTTCGAGCGCGCCGGGGTGCAGGTCGCCTACGTCGAGGGACTCGCCCCGATCATCCCGCTCCTCGTCGCCCAGATCGAACACGCCCTCGACCGCAGCCCGTCCGAACAGCGCCGCCTGACCCGGCTGATCGCCGCCGACGGCGAGGCGGGCATCGAGATCACCTCCACCTGCCGGGTCCAGCTGACCGCGTATCGGACGGACCGCCTCTACCGGACCCACATCCACAAGGTCTTCGACGGAATCCTCCCGGCGGGCCAACACCGGATCGGCCTGGACACCAAGGCCGTGAAAGGCGAGTCGTTCATCGTGGCGCGGACGTCGGGGACGGTGTTGGTGCAGCCGATGGCAAGATGA
- a CDS encoding ATP-binding protein: MDDQGRGGDPRPGGGGHVPDDPNPPGPLPYEGVWRFTAAAVDASVPQARRAVRDLLARQGVPVSDDLVQGLLLIVSELVTNAVKHAALLSPTLAVEVAVGAEWVRVSVEDNHPYRPTALETDHGRLGGRGLLLVREFTREAGGVCDVEHTASGGKVIWAALPLKPPYLL; this comes from the coding sequence ATGGACGACCAAGGGCGCGGGGGCGACCCACGCCCTGGAGGCGGGGGACATGTACCCGATGACCCGAATCCGCCGGGACCACTGCCTTACGAAGGGGTCTGGCGGTTCACCGCTGCCGCCGTCGACGCCTCGGTGCCGCAGGCACGGCGCGCCGTCCGTGACCTGCTCGCCCGACAGGGCGTACCGGTCTCGGACGACCTCGTCCAAGGACTTCTGCTGATCGTCTCCGAGCTGGTGACGAACGCCGTCAAACACGCGGCCCTGCTGTCGCCCACGCTCGCCGTCGAGGTCGCCGTCGGGGCCGAGTGGGTGCGGGTCTCGGTGGAGGACAACCACCCCTACCGCCCGACCGCCCTGGAGACCGACCACGGCCGGCTCGGCGGCCGGGGGCTGCTCCTGGTCCGCGAGTTCACCAGGGAGGCCGGCGGGGTCTGCGACGTGGAGCACACGGCGAGCGGCGGCAAGGTGATCTGGGCCGCCCTGCCCCTCAAACCCCCGTACCTGCTCTAG
- a CDS encoding GlxA family transcriptional regulator: protein MRTVLVVLFDGVQSLDVTGPVEVFAGAELCSPGSYRVRTASLDGAPVRTSSGLTLVPDRALTDVPTPHTLLVPGGRGTRQPAPELVAWLREHGPDAERLVSVCTGAILLAQAGLLDGRRATTHWAYCATLARDHPAVEVDPNPIYVRDGHIATSAGVTSGIDLVLALVEEDLGREVALSIARHLVVFLRRPGNQAQFSAQLAVQTARREPLREVQQWITEHPGDDLSVDTLAARASLSPRHFARAFQAETGIPPGRYVDRVRLEHARRLLEDTPDGVEEISRACGYGTSEAMRRAFVKTLGTAPAEYRRRFRPAPTP, encoded by the coding sequence ATGCGAACCGTCCTTGTCGTCCTGTTCGACGGCGTGCAGAGCCTCGACGTCACCGGCCCGGTCGAGGTGTTCGCCGGTGCCGAGCTGTGCTCCCCGGGGTCCTACCGCGTCCGCACGGCCTCCCTGGACGGCGCCCCCGTACGCACCTCCAGCGGCCTCACCCTCGTCCCGGACCGCGCCCTCACCGACGTCCCCACCCCGCACACCCTGCTCGTCCCGGGCGGCCGGGGCACCCGGCAGCCCGCCCCGGAGCTCGTCGCCTGGCTGCGCGAGCACGGCCCGGACGCGGAACGCCTGGTCTCGGTCTGCACCGGCGCGATCCTCCTCGCACAGGCGGGTCTCCTGGACGGCCGCCGGGCGACCACCCACTGGGCGTACTGCGCCACACTCGCCCGGGACCACCCGGCCGTCGAGGTCGACCCGAACCCCATCTACGTCCGCGACGGACACATCGCGACCTCCGCCGGAGTCACCTCCGGCATCGATCTCGTCCTCGCCCTCGTCGAGGAGGACCTCGGCCGTGAGGTCGCCCTCTCCATCGCCCGCCACCTGGTCGTCTTCCTGCGCCGCCCGGGAAACCAGGCCCAGTTCAGCGCCCAGCTCGCCGTCCAGACCGCCCGGCGGGAACCGCTGCGCGAGGTCCAGCAGTGGATCACCGAGCACCCGGGCGACGACCTGAGCGTGGATACGCTGGCCGCCCGCGCCAGTCTCTCGCCCCGCCACTTCGCCCGCGCCTTCCAGGCCGAGACGGGCATCCCCCCGGGCCGCTACGTCGACCGGGTCCGCCTCGAACACGCCCGCCGCCTGCTGGAGGACACCCCGGACGGCGTCGAGGAGATCTCCCGCGCCTGCGGCTACGGCACCTCGGAGGCCATGCGCCGCGCCTTCGTGAAGACCCTCGGCACGGCACCGGCCGAGTACCGCCGCCGCTTCCGGCCCGCGCCCACTCCCTGA
- the idi gene encoding isopentenyl-diphosphate Delta-isomerase has protein sequence MPITPATAMHSSPNGITEAILLELVDEDGTTIGTAEKLSAHQPPGQLHRAFSVFLFDERGRLLIQQRALGKYHSPGVWSNTCCGHPYPGEAPFAAAARRTYEELGVSPALLGEAGTVRYNHPDPASGLVEQEFNHLFVGLVRSPLGPDPEEVGATAYVTPAELAERHAKDTFSAWFMTVLDTARPAIRELTGPTAGW, from the coding sequence ATGCCGATCACACCTGCCACCGCGATGCACAGTTCACCGAACGGCATCACGGAAGCGATCCTGCTGGAACTGGTCGACGAGGACGGCACCACGATCGGCACGGCGGAGAAGCTGTCCGCCCACCAGCCGCCCGGCCAACTGCACCGGGCGTTCTCCGTGTTCCTCTTCGACGAGCGCGGCCGACTGCTGATCCAACAGCGCGCGCTCGGCAAGTACCACTCCCCCGGTGTCTGGTCGAACACCTGCTGTGGCCACCCCTACCCGGGCGAGGCGCCCTTCGCGGCGGCGGCCCGGCGGACGTATGAGGAGCTGGGGGTCTCCCCGGCGCTGCTCGGCGAGGCGGGCACGGTCCGCTACAACCACCCGGACCCGGCCTCGGGGCTGGTGGAGCAGGAGTTCAACCATCTGTTCGTCGGGCTGGTGCGCTCCCCGCTCGGGCCCGACCCGGAGGAGGTCGGGGCCACGGCGTATGTGACCCCGGCCGAGCTGGCGGAGCGGCACGCGAAGGACACGTTCTCGGCCTGGTTCATGACCGTGCTGGACACGGCCCGCCCGGCGATCCGCGAGCTGACGGGGCCGACCGCGGGCTGGTGA
- a CDS encoding Tex family protein, with protein MTTPGSIEVGSIEGRIAEELGVRERQVKAAVELLDGGSTVPFIARYRKEATEMLDDAQLRTLEERLRYLRELEERRAAILDSVREQGKLTPEVEAQIRGAETKARLEDIYLPFKPKRRTKAQIAREAGLEPLAEGLLGDPTVEPLAAAAAFVDAEKGVADPQAALDGARAILTERFSEDADLIGELRERMWVRGRLAAKVRDGKEEAGAKFADYFDFSEPFTDLPSHRILAMLRGEKEDVLDLVLEPEEPSEQPGPSSYEGIVASRFKIAERGRPGDKWLTDTVRWAWRTRILVHLGIDLRLRLRTAAEDEAVNVFAANLRDLLLAAPAGTRATLGLDPGFRTGVKVAVVDATGKVVATDVIYPHVPANKWDEAIAKLARLAKEHAVELVAIGNGTASRETDKLAGELITKHPELNLTKVMVSEAGASVYSASAFASQELPGMDVSLRGAVSIARRLQDPLAELVKIDPKSIGVGQYQHDLSEVKLSRSLDAVVEDCVNGVGVDVNTASAPLLARVSGISSGLAENIVAHRDSNGPFSSRSQLKNVARLGPKAYEQCAGFLRIRGGSDPLDASSVHPEAYPVVRRMVKSAGSEVAALIGNTGVLRSLRANDFVDETFGLPTVTDILKELEKPGRDPRPAFKTATFKDGVEKISDLVSGMVLEGVVTNVAAFGAFVDVGVHQDGLVHVSAMSKTFVKDPRDVVKPGDIVKVKVLDVDIPRKRISLTLRLDDEAAPQAQGQGQQGGGSRPQRGSRAPQQQSRQGRGGGGGARQTSAPAPGNSAMADALRRAGLVDPKRR; from the coding sequence GTGACGACACCCGGGTCCATCGAAGTAGGGTCCATCGAAGGCAGGATCGCCGAGGAGCTCGGCGTACGGGAGCGGCAGGTGAAGGCCGCGGTGGAGCTGCTCGACGGCGGTTCGACCGTGCCCTTCATCGCCCGCTACCGCAAGGAAGCGACCGAGATGCTCGACGACGCGCAGCTGCGCACGCTCGAGGAGCGGCTGCGCTATCTGCGGGAGCTGGAGGAGCGCCGGGCGGCGATCCTCGACTCGGTGCGCGAGCAGGGCAAGCTGACGCCGGAGGTCGAGGCGCAGATCCGCGGTGCCGAGACCAAGGCGCGGCTGGAGGACATCTACCTCCCGTTCAAGCCGAAGCGTCGGACGAAGGCGCAGATCGCCCGCGAGGCCGGGCTGGAGCCGCTCGCCGAGGGACTGCTCGGCGACCCGACCGTCGAGCCGCTGGCCGCCGCCGCAGCGTTCGTGGACGCCGAGAAGGGCGTCGCCGACCCGCAGGCCGCGCTGGACGGCGCCCGCGCGATTCTCACCGAGCGGTTCTCGGAGGACGCCGACCTGATCGGTGAGCTGCGCGAGCGCATGTGGGTGCGCGGGCGGCTGGCCGCCAAGGTGCGGGACGGCAAGGAGGAGGCGGGCGCCAAGTTCGCCGACTACTTCGACTTCTCCGAGCCGTTCACCGACCTGCCCTCGCACCGCATCCTCGCGATGCTGCGCGGTGAGAAGGAGGATGTCCTCGACCTCGTGCTGGAGCCGGAGGAGCCCTCCGAGCAGCCCGGTCCGTCGTCGTACGAGGGGATCGTGGCGAGTCGCTTCAAGATCGCCGAGCGCGGTCGTCCCGGCGACAAGTGGCTGACGGACACGGTCCGCTGGGCCTGGCGGACCCGGATCCTGGTGCACCTCGGCATCGACCTGCGGCTGCGCCTGCGTACGGCGGCCGAGGACGAGGCGGTCAATGTGTTCGCGGCGAACCTGCGCGACCTGCTGCTCGCCGCCCCCGCCGGTACGCGCGCGACGCTCGGCCTCGACCCCGGCTTCCGTACGGGTGTGAAGGTGGCCGTGGTCGACGCGACCGGCAAGGTGGTGGCGACGGACGTCATCTATCCGCACGTCCCGGCCAACAAGTGGGACGAGGCCATCGCCAAGCTGGCGCGGCTGGCCAAGGAGCACGCGGTCGAACTGGTGGCGATCGGCAACGGCACGGCGTCCCGTGAGACGGACAAGCTCGCCGGTGAACTGATCACGAAGCACCCGGAGTTGAATCTCACCAAGGTGATGGTGTCCGAGGCGGGCGCGTCGGTGTACTCGGCGTCGGCGTTCGCCTCGCAGGAGCTGCCCGGGATGGATGTCTCGCTGCGTGGCGCGGTGTCGATCGCGCGGCGTCTTCAGGACCCGCTGGCCGAGCTGGTGAAGATCGACCCGAAGTCGATCGGAGTCGGGCAGTACCAGCACGACCTGTCAGAGGTGAAGCTGTCGCGGTCGCTGGACGCGGTCGTCGAGGACTGTGTGAACGGCGTCGGTGTCGACGTGAACACGGCGTCCGCGCCGCTGCTGGCCCGGGTCTCCGGGATTTCCTCCGGGCTCGCCGAGAACATCGTGGCGCACCGCGACTCCAACGGCCCGTTCAGCTCGCGTTCCCAGCTGAAGAACGTGGCGCGGCTCGGGCCGAAGGCGTACGAGCAGTGCGCGGGCTTCCTGCGGATCCGGGGCGGGAGCGATCCGCTGGACGCGTCCAGCGTGCATCCCGAGGCGTATCCCGTGGTGCGGCGGATGGTGAAGTCGGCGGGCAGTGAGGTCGCGGCGCTGATCGGCAACACGGGTGTGCTGCGGTCGCTGCGGGCGAACGACTTCGTGGACGAGACGTTCGGTCTGCCGACGGTCACGGACATCCTGAAGGAGCTGGAGAAGCCCGGGCGTGACCCGCGGCCCGCCTTCAAGACGGCGACCTTCAAGGACGGCGTCGAGAAGATCTCCGACCTCGTCTCCGGGATGGTGCTGGAGGGCGTCGTGACGAATGTGGCGGCGTTCGGGGCGTTCGTGGACGTCGGTGTTCATCAGGACGGGCTCGTGCATGTGTCGGCGATGTCCAAGACGTTCGTGAAGGATCCGCGGGATGTGGTGAAGCCCGGGGACATCGTCAAGGTGAAGGTGCTGGATGTCGATATTCCGCGGAAGCGGATCTCTCTGACGCTGCGGCTGGACGACGAGGCGGCGCCTCAGGCTCAGGGGCAAGGACAGCAGGGGGGTGGCTCGCGGCCTCAGAGGGGTTCGCGGGCGCCTCAGCAGCAGTCCCGGCAGGGGCGTGGTGGGGGCGGTGGGGCTCGGCAGACTTCGGCGCCGGCGCCGGGAAACAGTGCGATGGCTGATGCGTTGCGGCGGGCGGGGTTGGTGGATCCCAAGCGGCGGTGA
- a CDS encoding DJ-1/PfpI family protein yields MQIAIVLFDRFTGLDAVGPYETLGRLPDAETVFVAERTGPVRSDTGNLAITADKSLAEVPRPDVVVVPGGPGQTAQMENATLLDWLRTTDTTSAWTTSVCTGSLLLGAAGLLDGRRATSHWLALDVLKRFGAEPTGERVVFDGKYVTAAGVSSGIDMGLTLLGRIAGDGHAQAVQLLTEYDPQPPYDAGAPHKAPAHLVEEFRAKSRFLLA; encoded by the coding sequence ATGCAGATCGCCATCGTCCTCTTCGACCGCTTCACCGGCCTGGACGCCGTCGGCCCTTACGAGACCCTCGGCCGTCTGCCCGACGCGGAGACCGTCTTTGTCGCCGAGCGGACCGGCCCGGTGCGCAGCGACACCGGGAACCTCGCCATCACCGCCGACAAGAGCCTCGCCGAGGTGCCGCGCCCCGATGTCGTGGTCGTGCCCGGCGGCCCCGGCCAGACCGCGCAGATGGAGAACGCGACGCTGCTCGACTGGCTGCGCACCACCGACACCACCAGCGCCTGGACGACCTCCGTGTGCACCGGCTCCCTGCTCCTGGGCGCCGCCGGACTCCTGGACGGCCGCCGCGCGACCTCCCATTGGCTGGCCCTGGACGTCCTGAAGCGGTTCGGCGCCGAACCGACGGGGGAGCGGGTGGTCTTCGACGGCAAGTACGTCACCGCGGCCGGCGTCTCCTCCGGCATCGACATGGGTCTCACCCTGCTCGGCCGGATCGCGGGCGACGGCCACGCCCAGGCCGTACAACTGCTGACCGAGTACGACCCGCAGCCGCCCTACGACGCGGGCGCGCCGCACAAGGCACCCGCGCACCTCGTCGAGGAGTTCCGGGCCAAGAGCCGGTTCCTCCTGGCGTAG